From Argopecten irradians isolate NY chromosome 3, Ai_NY, whole genome shotgun sequence:
ATGCCAACTTACATCTCACCGTCAGTGTTGTTTTATCATGGTTAATAACAACGGCACTTCCGGTTTCTTTGTCTGTACCAACACATGTGTAGATGCCCGCGTCCGAGTACATACACGTAGGTATTGTAAGTGTGTTGATTGTTCCGTCTTGGTTACCAGGAAGTTTCCTGATGACGACATCATCAACAGAATGGATCCAAGAGAGAGAAACGTCAGAACAGGAAGTGACGTTACACACAAGTTGAATGGTTTCGCCTTGGTCACAGGTGGCGTAAGGGAAAACTAGAAAGACATGAAACTGAAAAGATGAatttattattagtatataagGATGAACTTGAATAGTTTTAGtgttaagaaaataaaacacaaaaatctgagtgtaccaTTCATAAACCACATTAATCTTTATAATTATGGCCTgataaataaagtaaatttgtaaattaatttCAGTGTTATTAGTTCTCAATTAAAGGTGGCATATTACATTTCTGGAATCTGGAAGTCTGACAAATATTTATAACTACCTTCCGGCATACTGATGTCTATCACATGACTGGTTGTTCCAACTAAATTCTTAAGAAATAGTCGGTATGACCCAAAGTGTTCGGAAGTAAATTTCGAAATAGTCAAAGTAGCTTTGTAGTTAGCATTAGGGTGTGTTGACGTTCTATCGCTACCCAAAGTTGGATACTGGTAAGTGTCACTGATATTAAGTAGACTCTCGGATAACGGATATCCTGATGACAACCAGTCCGAGGAGTTCATTCCATTCCAGTCCAATGTCAGTCTGTATTGTTCAGATGCTTCAACCTGAACGTTGTTATGATACCAGCTTATCGTGGGATGTGCAATGTTGGAGTCAAAGTGAATCGACACAGTTATGACATCGTCATTCATTTCCACTGTTGAAGGCGTACTTAATAATATCGGGAGTTCTGACAAAAGAAAccatatttattgaaataaatactgACGCGTAAGTGTAATTATTATGGCGtaatcttttaatattttttatgacacgaataaatacaaatatgaaattaagGAATAAATATGTTCGATCATGGGCATTTAAGTTGATGTTTTAAAGAAAGTACCCGCGTAATATCGACTCTGACTTGACAAGACTAAGTTTATAATTAGCAAAATTCAATTAACCGAGATAAAATTAAAGTCAAAATAAGCTATGAATGGCTACTAACAATagttttttaacaaataaaaaaaacatcgatCACCTGTGTTTGGAAAGTCAAGATCGATGTATAGTTCTGTAATCCCAGCATCGTTCCtgattatacatttataatttccATAAACAGGTTCTATAGGAGGTGACCTGCTTAAAATGGCTTTGAATGTCGAAGCCTCATTTTCGTCCTTATCAATATATCGCTCTGTATCTATAGTGACGTCATGGCTGGCAGGAAGGAGATGCTGGTCCTTGTACCATTCAACCTATGAAGACATATTAAGAGTAACATGGCATGATACATCGATTTAATTGTCTGTTTGAAGTTACCAtaggtatatttttttcatatttcacatAATTTATTTGGCATTATTCGATGAACTTAACTGCATTGTTAGTCAATTGTAGAATGGTTTGTTTATTTCTCACTTGTAAAGACGATTCGcatcaattaatattttaatcattaatattgtgatatatttgCAGTAGGGATGAAGTTACGAGACAGTTATCTCTTAGCAAAATATCTGGTTTTAGGAAAAGTTTATCGAAAAACGGATTATGGCTTAGCCAACTATTACGATTTTTGACGACTACTACATTAAATATTCAGACAAAACTATCATAATCGTTTTCTCGTACATGCGATATATGATATTGTTAACTTGGtccaatttaattaaaaaaaataaatatcctgGATTCATTTTACCTCAGAGTCAGACCGTGATATAAAGGTAACCACTATTGTAGCGTTGGTAGTGAACGTCGTGTAGCTCTGTATGACTGGAGCTATAAAACAAATAACacaattaatattatataaatattctttattcATACAAATAAATGATTATACTCGATAGAGCTATCGTAATATCAGTGGCATTCGCCCCTGAAGAACTCCTGTAAGGGGGTATTGCTGTTAGGGTCAAAATACGCCAACCTCTTTAGCGGTTGTCACTTTGGCAGACGTGCTGTTTTTTTCAGTATtcaggaaaaaaaaacccaattcaTTGACCACATATCGGAATATAGCATCTTAACACTATGACTAATTTACGTTAAAATTATTTTACCTGAATCACTGCTTTTCAGAAGCACATCACGATCGCTCATTCCAAACTTATTTCTGACAGCAATTCTGTATACGCCAAAGTCATGTGCTTCTAGTTCTGTGATCACAAGCGAGGCTCTGAACCCGCCACCTTTGACCCCTGGTTGTGAGTCCACGGTGACCTCTGCCGGGGTCACAGTCAGTTTGTGTCTGGTGTTCTGTTGGATGATGACGCCATCTTTACTCCAGAACACTGCGGTATGAGGGGTGCTCGTCGTAAAAAACAGCGGATATTTCCGCCGTAGTTTTTGTAATTTTAGCAGTGATCGCGTCGCTAATTGAAGGAGTcgctaataaaataaaaatagataaagagGTATATAATATAGTAACAAGTCGTCACGCGACACTCATTTCATggtttaaaattcattttttaataaattcaaGTCTTCAGACAATtttgcaaaacaaaaaatcactTTTTTTCCTCAGAAAATACACACTAGTATTTAATTGGCAACCTAAGTCCGATTTAAGagtgattttataatttttatgaCAGGTCATTCATTTTTGCCTTATTTATGCATAATTTATCTGAATATCTTCcaatatgtttgttttcgttCCTACAGCGACTAACTAAGTAACGACCTTGAAGTTTAATTTTGATTCTTTACAGATAGTCGTCTTAGAAAGACAATAAACGCACTAATAAATAATCGAATCGGTAATTCTGATAGAGAGATTATACACAAAAACTACGGAATATATTACACCAAAAACACATGCAAACTGTATTATCAACAATGCAATTGTGTCAGCTGGAAAAAATAAAGTAGGGAGTTATATTCAGAATGCATGTTGCCTTACGAAAAAATTGGGACGATCTCAAGTTTTAAATACCAGTATTTGTAACGGGAAACAAGCCATGTATGCATCACTTTTAGatggtgatataatgattttgtcaCGAATTTTAGTTTTAACACGTGCCTCTATAATCAATAGCCTTTTACGATTTGAAATACGGAAAGCTGTTATTAAACCCATTTATCTCGTGTAAAGCAGGCACGTGAGGGCTATATACAATTGTAATTCTTTAGTTTGGTAAAACATGTAGTCTATTAAGGATTCTACATTGTATAAAGAGAAGTATTTTCGTTCAGATAATATTATATGAATAAGACATATCGGTTTTCATCGTTAGTTACTGTATTCGCCTTAAGGCCCCTGAAAAACATTGGCCCATACAGTTTGCCCTTCATACATACATTTGCCCTTCATATAAGTTTTATACGGAAACCTATACGTATCCTGTAGCCGTGTTTATATCCCGTTATAACGAGATAGTTATCTCGTATAATGAGAAAATTATCTCATTATTTTACTACTTGTTCAGCtcgcaaaattgaaaaattgagAAAACTAGAATCATAAGTTCAATTTGCCTTGGTTTGATACCGTGTAGAGTTTTCAGTCAGTCCGACGATCAACCGATCATTTTCTTTtcgaacaaaatatttaaaaaatcaaatggaGGTCAATTACACTTGATGAATAATGCAAAAAAATAACCGCCTAAGTTTAGTTTTCAAAGCTTTTAATATAGTTTAATGTAAAAAGTTTTGATgcaaatgatatataaaaacagGGAGAAATTCAATGCTGCGAAATAATGTTTAAGTGCCTTATTTGCCATTTCATCgcattttcagaaaaaatatgatattatcatattattgtGGAATCAATACCTTTCGTCCGGAAGTAAGACAGGTGGAAACCTTGATCTGTCACGGTGTCACCCGCTTTAAAACTCGATAAGCATTGATCTCCCGGAAGCAGTTATAACTTCCTCTTTCTGGTTTCCGGTTACATTTGCCAGTACAGGGTCGAATGTCCTTCTTCCTGTAGCATACAATTTACATATCTTTAGATGTGTTTGAACCAAGTCGCAACATCAAATTTCCTTACTGTTCTTTTTACTTTCATTAAAACCGTAGCACAGATATTAGCCTGTTCAATATTCAGTAATACGCCATAGGACTATAAGAATTTCAGATAATCTTATCTTTCCATATGAAATAAGTTTTCAACAGCGTATGCAAATGAATGATAATGTGCTTTCTGTAAGATATATCTATTAATTACTCTAGGAATTGATATTGTGGCGATCTCAAAGATTTTTTAACGATAATAATCCATCTATAGAGGTTCTAAATTACGTTGTATGACACCCAAAATGATTATATTCGACCCACACCTTTCCTTTTTATTATGAGATCAGCCGCACCTGTAAACGTTACATCGTGTTTGCCGCCACCACTAATAGTTTCCCGGCAAATCTGTTGATTGAATATATGAGGGGCATacatcatttgtttttttttgttgagaaaattaaaaagaaaaaatttatgaaaatccTCCCCCGTCACGTAAACTAAATAAGGTGGTCGTCATTTGTATCCAATGACAGCTGCATGAATCTTCACCGCTGTATGGGTGACGTCATCATTGCAAGTGTCATCAGACACTACTATCCATTTGCAATCCAAAGAGCTAAAAATAGATAACAAGTTAGCAATCATGATGAAATGAGAATAATTTcgttgtttttattgatttgtttgattttaaaacCACATATATAGCTGTAATACTTGGTTAATCACAAGGTAGgttagtggttttttttttatttttgataaagtaCATAATTTTGAGCAGTTATCTGTGAAAATCAAGCTTACTTATCGTATTCTCTTGGGTAATCTGGAGATGTGATGGAATTCGGTGTTGGGTAAGCTAGCAGTATTTCTGTCCCACATGTATCGGAAACGGTGTTCTCAGTGACCCTGCGTTGGGTATTTTAAAGACTCGTCTAAAATAATGTAGGAACAGAATTCAACATTATTAGAATGCACCTATTCATCACATATTGCGTTCCCAAAGATCGTTTTAAATTGCATTCTAGGTATAATACCGCTGTCGTTCTATCCAGTCTGGGTATTTTAATGTTATTGTGCGATATCAGATGCGACAGGTAGTTTGGTACGGTGATGGACATGAACAGAATTGAAAAAGAtatactgtggttgactgtatgtTTTTGAAGTTGATTGTCGCTGTCTCTGTAATAAAGTCATATCTGTGATtgttctctctctctctctctctctctctctctctctctctctctctctctctctctctcaagctgccttcaattttccTATGAACTATTCCATGGATTGACTtaacgatagtgatagtaacctatGGTGTTTCGAAAAtgagtaataaatatatacattttttgtaccCGACTTAAAAAATCCCTGATGATTATTTATAAAAGACATTTAGAAGACTTCTATTAATAACTATGATTTGTTGTTTGTTACTTACCCGAAGGAATATTcctgtatttcaaataaaaaactgCTGCTGATGTGATATCCACCACGTACGACCAAGGTTAAGAACCTTCCCGATGATCTCTTTATACCATCTAGGTCATAGTTATAATAGTCATAGCTGTAGCTTCCCAAGCTCGGGTACGTCTTCGATGGACCTAAAACTCAATTAAAAATGATTCAAGCATGCTTGTGGcgaatttcaaataaatcaaatgtacaATTCAGCGGTTTTGAACTATTTCGCAAATACATAAAGGACAATTCAGATAATGCCTATTTCTTTGACTGGAGCATTCTTCGAAGACATTCTATATATTGACTTTGCTATACATCAGAATATCATGCTAATTTTTTCCTATACCAAGCCCTTCAAACTATTTGTcgaaatgtaaaacaaaataggttttattgttttgtcatAGGTTAAACTTTTAAGTCGATTTGTTGTTTTGTCATTTTCCTGAATACCCTGATCTCAAAAATTACCATCATAGAAATCTACGGTTGTATCTGTGTCGTATAATTCCAAATTACTGATTATCATTTCGACACCCCGACGGCTGCAATCATCTCGTTCTAATATCCATGTACAGCTCCGCTGTCTGAAAAGGTAAATCAATTATTTAGTACCATAGAGGGGCTGATCATTCAATTcatcaatacaaatatttatttctgtttttttgtttttgtttgttgatgtaATGAAGAAGTTGAAAAGTattcaatattatattaatgtttgtattttgtaacttaaaGAAACAATTCACAAAggggctaattcttttacataaccaagaagcaaaatatagtataaatgtattgttctacatttcttatgaaacatatagcgtaaaacattgacaatttTTACGTCATTGTAAAGTATTTTAATCAATATCGTTTGttaatatcaaaacattgatcaatacaatttagcaggtacaatatggacgctgtacccatacccgagccaaagttacgtacgttaaacaaatgaactacataaccattgAGAAGGTGTGTTAACATAATTTTGAGTCAAGACTAtttacctaataaggtaaacacactactgtcagagcgatttgagaagttctagacaaaagttgcattactctacgagcaagggacagggttcggcatacaagaagttcgaccacaatgtgtaatggcggacagcgagcaagtttgaatatttcacacacatgtcagcaccatgggcttttcaggcatatcacagtaaaaccgaatgatctaatttccattagaactgggggttttccgttatatgtacatattttaaagttctcttagactgaattgtccctttaataaagTCACCAGAATTTTGTAAAAGAGTCATTATCCAGAATTATTGGATTGATTATTCGTCAATGCGTGTCTGAAAATATAGTTAGAGGGTTATTCAGTCAACGAAGTTTATAAATTTGCATTATACTTTGATGACGAAAGCTATGATATGATTTTTAGTGACCAGGAATTAAATTAGTTCTTATCTGTTTCAGTAGATATAAATAATGGTGATTTAGTATCAAAGAACAATTAAATGACTTTATTTCTATTCAGTAACCTGCTTCTACCATCAGATGAAAATATAGACAATGATTTATTCTAATTCTGCTCATGATTTTGTCagagaaagaaaatatttgtcatcggtggagtatcttttagagcaaaaaagaaaaaatagatCATACCTGAAAACCGATGAAATGTCGACTTCTGTGTAATTTGACGTCGATGTCACGAAGTGCGGTTCGTCTGTGCAAGTACTAAACGAAGAACACACTGAAAGCATAAGTGACAAACtgtttacatatctaacatATTTACATTACTCTATAATTACTTATAACACTACAGAAAGATGACATAAGATCACATCAAGTGTTAAAGGCTATGAGCGTAGTAAAATTTGAAGTTACCGGTAGCATAATCCCAAAATTTATTCTACAAATTCTGGTTTAAACGTAGCTTACATCACGGTACCTGAATTGGTACaatttaacacatttttttacgtttttattttaatatgctTTCCATGTGATCCAATGTTTGTCAGTTTCCGACAAGGACTGTCGTTGATACATAcgtaaataacaacaaaacatttcaGTCGTAACTGCAATCTAAAAACAAAACGGTTTTATTTCACATtgcgtcacttccggtttacgCTAGCGAGGGGGCCCCTTTTGGTACACGGGATTTTGTATTCATTCATCGTTCTGTGTGACTTTCTTTGATTTTAACAGACGATTATTTAAAAAGTAACGCCATTCAAAACACTACCTAAATCTGGCGAGTCATTTCCCGTATTTTACAGTGAAATAGAAAGACGGTTTGGTGTTTCAATTCAAATATGAGGAATATTCAATGCCCTTCTtcata
This genomic window contains:
- the LOC138317392 gene encoding neural cell adhesion molecule 1-like; protein product: MSDRDVLLKSSDSAPVIQSYTTFTTNATIVVTFISRSDSEVEWYKDQHLLPASHDVTIDTERYIDKDENEASTFKAILSRSPPIEPVYGNYKCIIRNDAGITELYIDLDFPNTELPILLSTPSTVEMNDDVITVSIHFDSNIAHPTISWYHNNVQVEASEQYRLTLDWNGMNSSDWLSSGYPLSESLLNISDTYQYPTLGSDRTSTHPNANYKATLTISKFTSEHFGSYRLFLKNLVGTTSHVIDISMPEVFPYATCDQGETIQLVCNVTSCSDVSLSWIHSVDDVVIRKLPGNQDGTINTLTIPTCMYSDAGIYTCVGTDKETGSAVVINHDKTTLTVRSIAVLLEPNVTIESRRILIEVPFFAKPSAHRITWYRNGERISPSKDDVIETEQRYVDAPVHGTINQFSGHMTSISVFSFTAQSFGRYKVTIMNEIGSSEQYIDVKNPMYANPVIFSDTRVTYDAGSALLSMTFTSYYPESCVKWYLRGIEVGENHPADKYVIQTNSSNQVIDSDQSVRKKVAMSSILTVTCLTEEDYGIYEAVISNHAGKTVIPVRLAEHRLAIPELVSELLTNRTNSTVTLSGSFLSTSGYRKIKWFKGDIELTNITSKYDVINEATDIEISTNGETVVKSGFITRLRVTSLTDQDYGLYRVQIYNEFGMTDSSVMLDKECT